One stretch of Ptiloglossa arizonensis isolate GNS036 chromosome 7, iyPtiAriz1_principal, whole genome shotgun sequence DNA includes these proteins:
- the LOC143149211 gene encoding forkhead box protein D2, with protein sequence MKPCGMMMSNLSCDGCVDSDRDSDSSSMIVDPVSLDKNDLSPSQSSSSPIIPSSPVPPTSTSRNRSVNRGKKNYTMMSTNGQQKTASPGQATSYGNDKMSSSLIKPPYSYIALITMAILQSPQKKLTLSGICEFIMSRFPYYHDKFPAWQNSIRHNLSLNDCFIKIPREPGNPGKGNYWTLDPMAEDMFDNGSFLRRRKRYKRPPPHYVLRDRAIMATFAICGDRGPCPGGGGHPGTLTYPSAAYLSPPPGLPLLDFSPSTLEALKLGGFLEPPPPLYKPVPITAPPIRQLDPAPTRTTTIPSHPPVDKKRNFSIDALIGKPASDQNCGGLLDLSPTEHREIRSQASAFSPLI encoded by the coding sequence ATGAAACCGTGTGGGATGATGATGTCGAACCTGTCGTGCGACGGCTGCGTGGACAGCGACCGGGACTCCGACAGCAGCAGCATGATCGTGGACCCGGTGAGTCTCGACAAGAACGATTTGTCGCCGTCCCAGTCGTCGTCCAGCCCGATCATACCGAGCTCCCCGGTCCCGCCCACGTCCACGTCGCGGAATCGCAGCGTTAACCGCGGCAAGAAGAACTACACGATGATGTCGACGAACGGGCAACAAAAGACCGCGTCACCGGGCCAGGCGACGTCGTACGGTAACGACAAGATGTCCTCCTCGCTTATCAAACCCCCGTACTCGTACATCGCGTTGATCACGATGGCGATACTGCAATCGCCCCAGAAGAAGCTCACCCTGAGCGGGATCTGCGAGTTCATCATGTCACGGTTCCCTTACTATCACGACAAGTTCCCCGCTTGGCAGAACTCCATCAGACACAATCTCTCCTTGAACGATTGCTTCATCAAGATACCCCGCGAGCCCGGTAATCCCGGTAAAGGGAACTACTGGACCCTGGACCCGATGGCCGAGGACATGTTCGACAACGGAAGCTTCCTACGGCGCAGGAAGAGGTACAAGAGGCCCCCGCCGCATTACGTGCTACGCGACCGCGCGATCATGGCAACGTTCGCCATATGCGGGGACCGGGGACCCTGTCCGGGTGGCGGTGGTCATCCAGGTACTCTTACTTATCCAAGCGCCGCGTACCTGTCCCCGCCACCCGGTCTACCGCTTCTCGACTTCTCTCCATCGACCCTGGAGGCACTCAAGCTAGGTGGATTTCTCGAACCACCGCCACCGCTGTACAAACCCGTGCCCATCACCGCGCCGCCCATCAGGCAGCTGGATCCCGCGCCAACGAGGACCACGACGATACCGAGTCATCCACCGGTAGACAAGAAGAGGAACTTCAGCATCGACGCGCTAATCGGGAAACCGGCCAGTGATCAGAACTGTGGTGGGTTGTTGGACCTCAGTCCGACGGAACATCGAGAAATCAGGAGTCAGGCGTCCGCCTTCTCGCCTCTGATCTAG